Proteins encoded in a region of the Nicotiana tomentosiformis chromosome 9, ASM39032v3, whole genome shotgun sequence genome:
- the LOC104110100 gene encoding cytochrome P450 CYP736A12-like codes for MFSIYIAFFSIFIGFLLYFIHLRRKAVPENVHRKLPPGPRSLPIIGNLHILGTLPHRTLYDLSKKYGPIMFLKLGNVPTVVVSSPETAELILKTHDAVFASRPKLKAVEYVSDGAKGLAFAPYGPQWCNARKFCTQELLTAEKIESFAGMRKEEIGVLVRRLKVAAVGGEVVELGEKVGELIANITYRMLFGDFRNSDRFDLKNIVQEMVRLAGAFNIADYVPFLEPFDIQGLNKQLKETGKAVQKVLDTIINEHEQDARDGTRKGSKDLVDVMLSHQNCPKSYSIDRATMKAILSDMIVGAIDTSHTWIEWVFAEIVKHSRVMNKLQEELISVVGLDRMVEEQDLPKLEYLELVLKETFRLHPVATLLVPRESMEDVVINGYYIPKRSRVMTNCWALGHDPKIWSDNVEEFVPERFIGKNIDLRGHAFHLLPFGYGRRSCPGMNLGLITVKLIVAQLVHCFNWDLPEGMLPGDLDMTEKFGLAAPRAQNLLVIPTYRLHS; via the exons ATGTTCTCTATATACATAGCCTTTTTTTCAATTTTCATCGGTTTTCTCCTTTACTTCATCCACCTCCGAAGGAAGGCGGTGCCGGAAAATGTTCACCGGAAACTTCCACCGGGACCACGAAGTCTTCCGATAATCGGCAATCTCCACATTCTAGGTACCCTACCTCATCGTACCCTATACGATCTATCCAAAAAATACGGTCCAATAATGTTCCTAAAGCTCGGAAATGTTCCAACGGTGGTGGTTTCATCGCCGGAAACCGCCGAGCTAATACTCAAGACACACGACGCCGTTTTCGCCAGCCGCCCAAAGCTTAAGGCGGTGGAGTACGTAAGCGACGGTGCTAAGGGTTTGGCTTTTGCTCCGTACGGTCCACAATGGTGTAATGCTCGTAAATTCTGCACACAAGAGCTGCTCACGGCGGAGAAAATTGAGTCTTTTGCTGGGATGAGGaaagaggaaattggggtttTGGTGCGGCGACTGAAGGTGGCAGCTGTTGGCGGTGAGGTGGTGGAACTTGGAGAGAAGGTTGGGGAATTGATTGCGAATATAACGTATAGAATGTTATTTGGGGATTTTCGCAATAGCGATAGATTTGATTTGAAGAACATTGTACAGGAAATGGTGCGATTGGCTGGAGCATTTAATATTGCTGATTATGTGCCTTTTCTTGAGCCATTTGATATTCAG GGCTTGAATAAGCAGTTGAAGGAAACTGGAAAGGCTGTTCAGAAAGTACTTGATACCATAATCAATGAGCATGAACAAGATGCAAGGGATGGTACTCGCAAAGGTAGCAAAGATCTTGTTGATGTCATGTTATCACATCAAAATTGTCCGAAATCCTACTCGATTGATCGTGCAACCATGAAAGCCATCCTTTCTGATATGATCGTTGGAGCTATTGATACTTCACACACTTGGATTGAATGGGTGTTTGCAGAAATAGTTAAGCATTCAAGAGTAATGAACAAACTCCAGGAAGAGTTGATATCTGTAGTAGGTCTGGACAGAATGGTTGAGGAGCAAGATTTGCCTAAGTTGGAATACTTAGAACTGGTGCTCAAGGAAACCTTCCGACTACATCCTGTGGCGACTCTTTTAGTTCCCCGAGAGTCAATGGAAGACGTTGTCATAAACGGGTATTATATACCTAAAAGATCACGAGTTATGACAAATTGTTGGGCGTTAGGACATGATCCTAAGATATGGTCGGACAACGTTGAGGAATTTGTTCCTGAGAGGTTTATTGGCAAGAACATTGATCTTCGCGGACATGCTTTTCATTTGCTGCCATTTGGATATGGAAGAAGAAGTTGTCCAGGAATGAATCTGGGGTTGATCACTGTGAAGTTGATAGTCGCACAATTAGTGCATTGCTTCAATTGGGATTTGCCTGAAGGCATGTTACCTGGTGATTTGGATATGACTGAAAAGTTTGGTTTGGCTGCTCCAAGAGCTCAAAATTTGCTTGTTATTCCCACTTACCGTCTCCACTCTTAA
- the LOC104110104 gene encoding dof zinc finger protein DOF1.5-like: MVIRTPGIKLFGTTIEVKEKEEENDQISSKNDDDYDQLENKRPDKIIPCPRCKSIETKFCYFNNYNVNQPRQFCKGCQRYWTAGGALRNVDVGAGRRKNKLPPPPSGGAAGILGLSGSCFFETNSNNYGIHELDFDDSRMLAVKEWHAAEQDEFRHLFPAKRRRNVTSDSQSS; encoded by the coding sequence ATGGTAATAAGGACGCCGGGCATCAAGTTGTTTGGAACAACAATAGaagtgaaagaaaaagaagaagaaaatgatcaaATATCAAGCAAAAATGATGATGATTATGATCAACTTGAGAATAAAAGGCCAGACAAGATTATTCCTTGCCCTAGATGTAAAAGTATAGAAACCAAGTTTTGTTATTTCAATAACTATAATGTTAACCAACCAAGACAGTTTTGCAAAGGTTGTCAAAGATATTGGACGGCCGGTGGTGCCCTCCGGAACGTCGACGTCGGTGCTGGCCGCCGGAAAAATAAGCTGCCGCCGCCGCCTAGCGGTGGTGCGGCCGGGATATTAGGGTTATCGGGTAGTTGCTTCTTTGAAACTAATTCTAATAATTATGGGATTCATGAGCTTGACTTTGATGATAGCCGGATGTTGGCCGTGAAGGAGTGGCATGCGGCGGAGCAAGATGAATTCCGGCATCTTTTTCCGGCCAAGAGGAGGAGGAACGTCACCTCCGATAGTCAATCTTCTTGA
- the LOC104110103 gene encoding pollen allergen Sal k 5.0101 — MTKSGAIILIASAICLFSLIGITQAQAQAQFHVEGKVYCDFCRALFENRLSKPMPGAEVRLQCRNSTDDSVTLTVEGQTDKNGVYSLLVERDHEDEICEMILMKSSKEDCSEIPNEGHAKESARITITSNNGMAETIRHANPLFFVKKEAAPECAEVFKELELLPEEIDQA, encoded by the exons atgacaaaATCAGGTGCAATTATTCTAATTGCCAGTGCTATTTGTTTGTTTTCCCTAATCGGGATAACTCAGGCTCAAGCTCAGGCTCAGTTTCATGTGGAAGGAAAAGTTTATTGTGATTTTTGCCGTGCTCTCTTCGAAAACCGGCTCAGTAAGCCAATGCCag gcgCAGAGGTGCGGTTGCAATGCAGAAACAGCACAGACGACAGTGTCACCTTGACGGTTGAGGGTCAAACCGACAAGAACGGCGTTTACAGCCTCCTCGTGGAACGCGACCACGAGGATGAGATCTGCGAGATGATACTAATGAAGAGCAGCAAGGAAGATTGCTCTGAGATCCCAAATGAAGGCCATGCAAAAGAATCTGCAAGAATTACTATCACTAGCAATAATGGCATGGCTGAGACGATTCGTCACGCTAACCCTTTATTTTTTGTGAAGAAAGAAGCTGCCCCTGAGTGTGCTGAAGTCTTTAAAGAACTTGAATTGTTGCCTGAAGAAATTGATCAAGCTTAA
- the LOC117280020 gene encoding uncharacterized protein, whose protein sequence is MKDGESVEEMFSKFSKILGDLKSFGRPVKSGEQVRKILRSLPTIWQPKVIALEYQDLDKIFYDELRGDLIVFEKTHLDRQIQEKKKTVAFKATVAELENEEEEGGKQDENIAMLSQIVTSMMRKNRNSRRGKPDFRKGRINNETDKNDGRCYECGKFGHIQADCPEPKKKLSRNMQKKKSFGAWSNEKESNYEEVSNICFTAINENEDSGELGLMADGDDEEDNSRELGLMADEGTSEVRLPTCPNCYELQEFVDIALADIEKIVNELRKIKREKKDWALKLEVCEIERDMLQDEVNELQLQLNGLQKSTSHSSVKSNQTTHHKQKFLACSFFGSRIAGDGSGDLNLQIKLTLSILTIQDPSRLGYLKTITKLDGGTITFGDKSKGNVIGVGKVPLSSTCDVDEVYLVDELGYNLLSISQLCDNDYEVHFKKHGWFIEDESGKIILSGNRDKNVYIISNLDNLGDQICLTSMIDDPWVWHRKLGHARMHTIQKLSKHDVVIGLPKLDFSKDHICDACQLGK, encoded by the exons ATGAAGGATGGAGAATCAGTGGAAGAGATGTTCTCCAAGTTCAGTAAAATTCTTGGAGATCTAAAGTCTTTTGGCAGACCTGTCAAAAGTGGTGAACAGGTTAGAAAAATTCTCAGGAGTTTACCTACTATTTGGCAGCCAAAAGTCATCGCTTTAGAATATCAGGATCTTGACAAAATTTTCTATGATGAACTCAGAGGTGATCTAATTGTTTTTGAGAAAACTCACTTGGATAGACAAAttcaagaaaagaagaaaactgTTGCCTTTAAGGCAACTGTGGCTGAActagaaaatgaagaagaagaaggaggaaaacAAGATGAAAACATTGCCATGCTCTCTCAAATTGTAACAAGCATGATGAGGAAAAACAGAAATAGCAGAAGAGGGAAGCCTGACTTTAGGAAAGGAAGGATAAACAATGAAACTGATAAAAATGATGGAAGGTGCTACGAATGTGGAAAGTTTGGTCATATTCAAGCTGATTGTCCTGAACCAAAGAAGAAACTCAGCAGAAACATGCAAAAGAAGAAATCCTTCGGAGCATGGAGTAATGAAAAAGAGTCTAATTATGAGGAAGTTTCTAATATATGTTTCACGGCTATAAATGAAAATGAAGATTCAGGGGAGCTTGGACTAATGGCAGATGGAGATGATGAGGAAGACAACTCAAGAGAACTTGGCCTTATGGCAGACGAAGGAACTAGTGAGGTACGTCTTCCCACATGCCCTAATTGTTATGAACTTCAAGAATTTGTTGATATTGCTCTTGCAGATATCGAAAAAATTGTGAATGAACTTAGAAAGATCaagagagaaaagaaagactGGGCCTTGAAACTGGAAGTATGTGAAATTGAGCGTGATATGCTACAGGATGAAGTTAATGAGCTTCAACTTCAATTGAATGGATTGCAAAAATCCACCAGTCACAGCTCAGTCAAATCAAATCAGACTACTCATCACAAACAAAAATTTCTTGCTTGTTCCTTTTTTG GTTCAAGGATAGCAGGAGATGGGTCTGGAGACCTAAATCTTCAAATCAAGCTAACACTCAGCATTCTAACCATTCAGGACCCAAGcaggcttgggtacctaaaaacaA TCACCAAACTAGATGGAGGAACAATTACATTTGGAGACAAATCCAAAGGAAATGTAATTGGTGTTGGAAAAGTTCCTCTGAGCTCAACATGTGATGTAGATGAAGTCTACCTGGTTGATGAACTCGGCTATAATCTTCTCAGCATTAGTCAATTATGTGACAATGACTATGAGGTCCATTTTAAGAAACATGGCTGGTTTATAGAAGATGAATCAGGTAAAATCATTCTTTCTGGCAATAGAGACAAAAATGTCTACATTATTAGCAATTTAGATAATCTTGGAGATCAAATTTGTCTTACTTCCATGATTGATGATCCCTGGGTCTGGCATAGAAAACTTGGTCATGCCAGAATGCATACTATTCAAAAGCTTTCTAAACATGATGTTGTAATCGGTCttccaaaactagatttttcaaagGATCATATCTGTGATGCATGTCAACTAGGAAAATAA
- the LOC104110101 gene encoding plant-specific TFIIB-related protein PTF2-like: MSESSRPCKNCHKRTIAKDEETWNLVCKSCGIVQDFDNYDPQIGGITGAVGTYVRHGSAGSGSVYNYKESKDYHAKILIDDLMSQLGLSNKSSDVRGMLYEITEGEFGQGRWFEVCIGACAYVLMRKDSKPISIVKVAEIVKCDIYELGRMVYRAVDFLDIKLPEFDIVNSFEHYIKEAPIFSGVEEDIKGRMLKQGVFLVQCLVKWYVTTGRRPLPVVAAVLVFAAQLNQVDLTIEDVAEELQVAVVTCKLRYKELLERLVKVARGLPWGEDVTVKNIMKHAPFVIQYMELKSMSKNSDKRKSFNDVGVDLDYLIDDFLSNGNVVDIKSDLQYFQMDPSLSIEIPNRFQISQECLAMIYTKIKNQVSVLESANSRYSKERETKSTYDWWQGESEMSKKLLVKQILEKDVGLSTTPPSFDRGCSANERRKAKIKAAKCRIHKTMYPSDAGSIDKIEQCPVEHVNGGKKRRRKMKVDVDWEDFIIETLLLHQVEEEEIEKGYYKALLDLHVFNY, encoded by the coding sequence ATGAGTGAGAGTTCTCGTCCCTGCAAAAATTGTCACAAGAGGACTATAGCTAAAGATGAAGAAACATGGAATCTCGTCTGCAAATCATGTGGAATAGTCCAAGATTTCGATAATTACGACCCTCAAATTGGTGGAATAACTGGTGCAGTTGGAACTTACGTACGTCACGGATCTGCTGGTTCAGGTTCTGTTTATAATTACAAAGAATCCAAAGATTATCATGCCAAAATTTTAATTGATGATTTAATGTCCCAATTAGGATTGTCCAATAAATCCAGTGATGTTAGAGGAATGTTGTATGAGATTACTGAAGGTGAATTCGGTCAAGGTAGATGGTTTGAAGTATGTATTGGTGCATGTGCTTATGTTTTAATGAGGAAAGATAGTAAGCCTATTAGTATTGTTAAAGTTGCTGAGATAGTGAAATGTGATATTTATGAATTAGGTCGAATGGTTTATAGGGCTGTCGATTTTCTTGATATAAAGTTGCCTGAATTTGATATTGTTAATTCTTTCGAGCATTATATTAAAGAAGCCCCGATTTTTAGTGGGGTTGAGGAGGATATTAAAGGAAGGATGTTGAAACAAGGTGTGTTTTTGGTGCAATGTTTGGTTAAGTGGTACGTGACGACGGGGAGGAGACCGTTGCCCGTAGTGGCAGCGGTTTTGGTGTTTGCTGCGCAGTTGAATCAAGTTGACTTGACGATTGAGGATGTCGCGGAGGAGTTACAAGTAGCGGTTGTTACTTGTAAGTTGAGGTATAAGGAGCTTTTGGAAAGGCTTGTGAAGGTTGCTCGAGGTTTGCCGTGGGGTGAGGATGTTACGGTTAAGAATATTATGAAGCACGCGCCGTTTGTTATTCAATACATGGAGTTGAAGTCAATGTCGAAGAATAGTGATAAAAGGAAGAGTTTTAACGATGTTGGAGTTGATCTTGATTACCTGATTGATGATTTTTTGAGCAATGGAAATGTTGTTGACATAAAAAGTGATTTGCAATATTTTCAGATGGACCCGAGTTTGAGTATTGAAATTCCGAATAGATTCCAGATTTCCCAAGAGTGTTTGGCGATGATTTATACAAAGATTAAGAATCAAGTTTCTGTACTGGAGTCTGCAAATAGCAGATATAGTAAAGAAAGGGAAACGAAGAGTACCTATGACTGGTGGCAGGGCGAATCGGAAATGAGCAAAAAGCTTTTAGTGAAGCAAATACTGGAGAAGGATGTGGGATTGAGTACTACGCCTCCTTCGTTTGATAGAGGTTGCTCGGCAAATGAAAGGAGAAAAGCAAAAATAAAGGCTGCAAAGTGTCGAATCCATAAGACAATGTATCCTTCGGATGCTGGTTCGATTGATAAGATTGAACAATGTCCCGTTGAACATGTAAATGGTGGAAAGAAAAGGAGAAGGAAAATGAAAGTTGATGTTGATTGGGAAGATTTCATTATTGAAACCCTTCTCCTTCATCaggtagaagaagaggagatagAGAAGGGGTATTATAAAGCGCTGTTGGACTTGCATGTTTTCAACTATTGA